A single genomic interval of Terriglobus albidus harbors:
- a CDS encoding ExbD/TolR family protein → MGMSAGGGGGVSSDINVTPMIDILLVLLIIFMVIQPTAVHGLDTLVPQPPKDKNQQENPNDRTIVVQVLSNNGRPAYKINDTDFAKDGLTPKLQEIYATRAEKVMFVKGDKDLDFQYVAEVIDFGHAAGVDNIGLITPRVEAGQ, encoded by the coding sequence ATGGGAATGAGTGCCGGTGGTGGTGGCGGCGTCTCTTCTGACATCAATGTGACGCCCATGATCGACATTCTGCTGGTGCTGCTGATTATCTTCATGGTCATCCAGCCCACGGCAGTTCATGGACTGGACACCCTGGTGCCTCAGCCGCCGAAGGACAAGAACCAGCAGGAGAACCCCAACGACCGCACCATCGTGGTGCAGGTGTTGTCCAACAATGGCCGTCCTGCCTACAAGATCAACGACACGGACTTCGCGAAGGATGGCCTGACGCCCAAGCTGCAGGAGATCTACGCGACCCGCGCCGAAAAGGTCATGTTCGTCAAGGGTGACAAGGACCTCGACTTCCAGTACGTCGCTGAGGTGATCGACTTCGGACACGCCGCCGGCGTGGACAACATCGGTCTGATCACGCCTCGCGTCGAGGCTGGACAGTAA
- a CDS encoding biopolymer transporter ExbD, with translation MTFTAATRIASEINVTPLIDVLLVLLIIFMVIAPIPSHGIGAALPQPATHSAPEPVSVPLVVQLSYGDRGVPAYALNRQEIAPDEVGSRLAMAMNLRQDHTVFLQADERFDLQAVAGAVNTIRRAGASEIALLTRKDCNQMNC, from the coding sequence ATGACATTCACAGCAGCAACCCGCATCGCCTCTGAGATCAACGTCACACCGCTGATCGACGTTCTTCTCGTTCTGCTCATTATCTTTATGGTCATTGCTCCCATACCCAGCCACGGCATCGGCGCGGCGCTTCCCCAACCGGCGACGCATTCGGCCCCGGAACCGGTCTCCGTTCCGTTAGTAGTGCAGTTGTCCTATGGCGATCGTGGGGTACCCGCCTATGCTTTGAACCGTCAGGAGATAGCTCCTGATGAGGTGGGCAGCCGTCTTGCAATGGCAATGAACCTGAGGCAGGACCACACCGTTTTTTTACAGGCGGATGAACGTTTTGACTTGCAGGCGGTCGCCGGCGCGGTCAATACTATCCGCCGCGCAGGGGCCTCGGAAATTGCTTTGTTAACCAGAAAAGACTGCAACCAGATGAACTGCTGA
- a CDS encoding PGN_0703 family putative restriction endonuclease, translated as MALSSSQLRRELSARGLALEREYETTYGRDDLHTPSVLFQEDELGQHGNFHPSSYRRILANPAWAARLAKAYTASSRVAYARTRQRKELDCANSSDALLMNIVCYPGLLSRPQVCALLGIAPGLTPEFGVRMEAPQHGTRSDRSEVDLVLGHLLIEAKLTETGFQTARPTLVERYRDLEEVFFLEDLPRNARGDYHHYQLLRGALAAQHTGKTYLVLCDARRSDLREAWFQIIRCVRTAELRSRLALLTWQELAATVPKGLAAFLERKYGIVGGR; from the coding sequence ATGGCCCTCTCTTCCTCCCAACTCCGCCGCGAACTCTCCGCTCGCGGCCTCGCGCTTGAGCGCGAGTACGAAACAACCTATGGCCGCGACGACCTCCACACGCCATCGGTCTTATTCCAGGAAGATGAGTTGGGCCAACATGGCAACTTCCATCCATCGAGCTACCGCCGCATCCTGGCCAACCCCGCCTGGGCTGCACGGCTCGCGAAGGCATACACCGCGAGCAGCCGGGTAGCGTATGCCAGGACGCGACAGCGTAAGGAGCTCGACTGCGCCAACTCTTCCGATGCTCTGCTGATGAATATCGTCTGCTATCCGGGCCTGCTTTCGCGCCCGCAGGTCTGTGCCCTGCTCGGTATAGCTCCGGGCCTTACACCCGAGTTCGGCGTGCGTATGGAGGCTCCGCAACACGGCACACGCTCTGATCGCTCAGAGGTCGATCTCGTCCTCGGGCATCTGCTGATCGAAGCCAAGCTCACCGAGACCGGTTTCCAGACCGCCCGTCCTACACTGGTAGAGCGCTACCGTGACCTCGAAGAGGTCTTCTTCCTCGAAGACCTGCCCCGCAACGCCCGCGGTGACTATCACCACTACCAGCTCCTCCGCGGAGCGCTGGCAGCCCAGCACACCGGCAAGACCTACCTGGTGTTATGTGACGCCCGCCGCTCCGACCTGCGCGAGGCCTGGTTCCAGATCATCCGGTGCGTCCGCACAGCAGAGCTCCGCAGCCGCCTGGCGCTGCTCACCTGGCAGGAGTTGGCCGCCACGGTACCGAAAGGGCTGGCGGCGTTTCTGGAAAGGAAGTATGGAATCGTGGGAGGCCGGTAG